A stretch of DNA from Aerosakkonema funiforme FACHB-1375:
GATCTTTACGGGATCGGTAACTACGATCCGTTTAGCAAAACTTATGTTTTATCGCGGGGAATAATCGGCGATCGCAACGGCATTCCCAAAGTTGCTTCCCCAATTTACAAACAAAACTTCAACTTGCAAACAGGACAGTGTTTCGATGACGAAAACGTCAAATTACCAACTTATCAAGTCAGGGTCATCGAAGGACGAGTGCAGGTAGCCATTAATAAAGGGTTTTCCAGTCATTAGGCAATTGCCCCTAACAGCGTTCATCCAAACACACACACAATCCCCTTTTTGCCAACCCACGTATCGATTGCGGTTGGCAATTTTATATTTTA
This window harbors:
- the nirD gene encoding nitrite reductase small subunit NirD, whose protein sequence is MVQALPVRDTMTTWVNICPLSAIAPNTGVCALVAGEQIAVFRLGYGTDLYGIGNYDPFSKTYVLSRGIIGDRNGIPKVASPIYKQNFNLQTGQCFDDENVKLPTYQVRVIEGRVQVAINKGFSSH